The sequence below is a genomic window from Canis aureus isolate CA01 chromosome 11, VMU_Caureus_v.1.0, whole genome shotgun sequence.
GAGCCCCGGGGCGAAGCCGGAGCGGAGGCCTGTGCCTCCCCTGCGCCCCTGGACCCCATGCCCATCCTCCCCCGCCCCTCTGGGGTGACCTCCTGGCACCCTCTGCTCTCCTGGCATAGCACTGCCCTGAACCCAGCTCCTCCCGTTTCCCCGTGTCTCTGACCCTGGGCTCGAGGGCTGCGGGTCCCGGGACCCTCCCCATGGtcgcccaggggctgggggcccagcCTGGCCTTGCAGCATCTGCCCAGGAAAGGCACCTGTGTGACTGCTGCAGGGTGCCCCAGATGCGGCCCTCAGAGGAGCCTTACACCCAGATGGCGGCAGGGAGCCGGTGGTCCTTGCAGGGGTTTCCCAgtgcccccgcggccccccacgCTGGCCTCCCACTAAAACCTGAGGCCAGGAGCACAGACACACGGGCTCCCTCGCGGCTGGACTGTGCCCTCGCCCCAGGAGCCCAGCACGTGGCTTCCCAGATGTCAGGTGCAGCGTCTGTGCCTGCCAGGCCCTCTGCAGCTCCGAGGGGTGCACGGGGGCACCGCCTTCCGTGTTAGGTCCCTGTGGGCGCTGATCTCCCGGGTCTCCTCCTGCAGCCTGACGTTGGGCTGCCTGCAGTCTTGTCCGCTTGGCCTGCTGGCGGAGTCCCCTAGTCCCAGCCTCCTTCCTACCTGCCTAGGGAACCTGGCCTGACCCTAGTGTCAccacccccccttccccaggCCCTTCCGACCCATCTccttgcccctcaccccactgtgCTTCCCACACCTTGGAATCTGGTGAGCCTGGGTTCACAGccaatgggggcacctggggcgTGCCAGGGGACCAGGAGGTCGGCACCAAGGGTTAGTGCCTTATGGCACCTGGGGCCCTTGCTTCTGGCCTAAACGTTGGGCTGCACGGCCTCACGGATGCCCCCAGGGCTGTTTTGGGTGGACAGGTGCCCCCCATGGACAGCACAGGGTCTGAGCAGCCAGGCTAGGCCGGAGCTGAGCTCAGCAGCCTCTTGGTTCCGACCCTGAGGAAGACACAGTGGACAGCCAGGCTGGTACGTTTAATGAGGCTCAGGTGCCCATGGACGCGGGCCTAGGCCTCGCGGGGAGCAGTCGTGCGCAGGCGCAGCAGGGAGGAGCTTAAGGTGGGCTGCTGGTCGCCAGCCGCCCAGCGCATGCCCGACATGGCCCCCTCACGCTCTGGCCATGGCCCGTTGAGGTCAGCGTGGCCGCAGTCGCTGTACCACCACCCGGAGCCCGAGCGATCGTGGCTGCAGCTGGAGAAGGTCTGGGCACCGTCCGTGCAGGGAGAGCAGCGGTCGTGATCGCGGTCTAGCGTGCTGAAGCCGCAGCCCTCCTGGTTGTCTGTGTGGCCCGAGCCCCGGAACGCGTCCCCTGCGTGCGGTGGCGGCGTGGGTGCTGGCTAGCCGCCCCTCCGGTCGCACCCGCTGCCTCGCCGTCGGGGACCCCAGGGCGGGCACTCAGGGAGCGAGTGTTTCCCCAAGCACAGAGACTGGCAGGTGTAGGCCGGAAAGCTGGGGTGCCCGGGGACCCATccttccctgcctgccctggCCCTGCGGCAGGACTGCCTTTCCCTGAGCCCCTCCCTGAGCCCGCCGGGTCCCTCCCCTCCGAAAGCGCTCACCTGCGTTCCCCGAGTACAGGCCCAGGGTCAGCCGGTAAAACTGGGCCTCCCCATCCACGTGGAAATGGTTGTAATGGGCGTGCAGCGTGCGGTTGTCCACGTCCAGGAGGTCCACCCTCAGCTCTGCGCGCAGGCCCGGCTGGGACGTCAGGTCAGAGATGTGCTGCAGCCCCAGCCAGTGGTCACCTGCGGGGGCAGGCCATCAGGCAGCACAGCTGTGGGACGGGCCACCGCTGGCCGCCCCCGCTGTCGGCCTGGTCCCCGCAGGAGTGTGTCCTACCTCTCAAGTCTCCGAAGCCCTGCTTGTACTCCTGCCAGCACCTCTCAAAGTCCAGGGGCCTCCCGCGGCCCCAGTCGCGGCTCTGAATCACCGTCCAGCCGCCGTCCGGGTGCATGTCACAGAggacctgggggaggggcatgcACTTGGCATGGGGCCTACAGGTCTCCCCGTTCTCCAGGAAACACTTTGTATTTGAAAACTGAAACTTTGTTTTTCTACTTGTCATGTTATATAAACTTGCATCATATTAAACTCGAGTTCTGGGAAGGGGCGATAAGGTTGCACCCCTGGAGGCTGCTTGGTCCTGGAGGGAGCTCGTACCCTGCCGCGTGGCTGCTGCTTCCCTTCACGTGGTCGGTCTCCCGGGGGGCTCGGTCTCCCCGAGGCTTCCCCCGGCTGCCCCGCCCGGCTAGCTGGATGGTCACACCCTAGCTCTGGCCCCGGTGATGCCCATgacccccccaggcccccacggCGGCAGCCGCCCACCTGGCCACCCACCTGGAACGGGGTGGCAGCTCCGGCCGGCTGGACGGTGTACACTCCGCTGGGGGCACCAGGGCTTCCCGCCCAGATGTGAGAGCAGTCCCTCCCTGCGGGACACGCGGCCAGGGGCGCTCAGACTGTGGCCATGCCCCCGCGACGGAGCggagccctccccccaccctgcctgcgGCCCCTGGACGGCCCGGGCCTTCCCTGCTGCCCCGAAGGCCAGtcctggctccctcccctcctaGCCGGTAGCCGCCTGACGGCCCCCCAAGCCCGGGGGCCCTAATGTGGGAGCACCAGGGGCCCAGGCCGCGCTGCCCGTCCCCTTGGGGTAGGGGGAGCTGTGGGGCAGGTCGGGGGCTGCCGAGCCTGGGCCCCGGCCTCCCTCAGCCGCCTCACCAGACCTTGGGGTTCCAAAAGCGCCACCTGCACCTGTGGGGAGAGGGGGCCGCTGAGAGGCAGGCCGGGAGCTCTGGGAGCCCCTGGCCCACGTTGGCAACCGCCTCTTACCGGACGTCGAAACCGCACCAGGCAGCTGGCCCGGGGCACCGAGAGGCACAGGAAAGCGGCAAGACCCAGCACGGGGCTGGCAGCCATGGCTCCTGGGGGCACGGACACGGGTGGGGGGCCACGGATACAGGTGGGGGGCCACGGCCTCCCAGCACCTCCACCCTGCGCGCTCACGGCTGGCCTTCGGGGCAGATCTGAGCCCCTGGGCCCCGGCTCCTTTTGTGCAGGTGCCGGGCTCACCCCGCCCCTCTCCTCCCTCATGCTGGGGGGGCCCGAGGGTGcggcaggagggcagggcaggggcgccCCGAGAGCGCACTTCCCCTTGGCTGCGGCCCCTGCGCCCGGATCTGCCGTGTGCTGAGGGCGTCCCCGgcccactcccccaccccgcGAAcggaagcgggggggggggggggggaacgggACACCTGACTCCCATTTCCACACATTTCACAAAACAGGAGCTTCCAAAATTAGACTTTATTTCGGTTTCTAAGGAACGAGTACACGCGTGTATGTGACAGGAAGAACACCGTCCGGCGCGGCTCACGGCCGAGGCTGCCCCGGATTTGGTCGGACACGGAGTCAACACAAACAGTCCCGCGTGATCCCCGGCCCGCGGGGCTGCTGCATCACCCCCCTGGACGTGCCTGGACCAGGAGCCCCGcgtggggggtcggggggggcaGGCATCTGCTGCATGTGTGCAAAGTGGCGACCACGCACCAGGTGTCAGGGAGGCAGCGCGGGGCAGCCCCGGGGAGGGTCCCAGCGGTAAGCGAGCGGAGGGACGGAGGGGCCGCGTCCAGGGGCCACCCTGCGCCGCCTCCCACGGGCTCGCCCGCCCGCGCCCTGCCTGCGCCGCCCTGACACCCTTTGTCCCAGTGGGATTTAAGGCTAGTATTTCCTGACATTTGCTTCAGTTCGTTTTAAGTTAAAATTacctgagtaaaaaaaaatttcagacatttttaaaagcccaCAGCAGTCTCTGCAGGCAGAGCCGGCACCCGTGGGCGGCCCCCGCCGGGCCAAGCACCCCATCGCAGCGGCGCCCCTAGAGCCCCAGGGAGCGGCTCGGCGCTTGCCTCGCTGGGACCCCGACGGCCCAGAGCCCACCGCGAGTCGCTGCCCGCGAGGGGAAGGCACGGTGAGGTAGGGGCGGCCGGCTGTGCCCCCGTGGCCCCTCCTGCCAGCTTGTCCTGACGCGCGGGAGCCCATGACCCCAGGAGCGGTCccgcgggggcagggaggggctgcggggaggCCTGAGCTCAGAGCAgttaaataattctttatttgGGCGGGTTGGGGGGCAGGCGTGGCTGGGTGGGGACCCCCACGGGGGGTGGCGCCCGGGACTTCCTTGGTGGGGGGGCCGGCCCCAGCGCCCCCGGGCTGCCACCCAGGCGCGGCCGGGAGGTTGTCCTTCCTATTTGTGCGGCCGGGCCGTGGACGCCGTCTGCAGACAGTACTGAGCGATGGGCAGCGACAGGACCAGGCTGGTGGCGCGGCGCCCCATCCAGTAGAGGCCGTAGCCCAGCAGGCCCAGGACAGCGGCCTTGACGGCCAGCCGGGACAGCCTGCCGGAGACGGACGGCGGGGGCACGCTGCGGAGGAAGGGTGGGCTGGGCTGGCTCTGCGCGCAGGGGCGCGGGCTCCCgggccagccccctccccgggccaCTCGGCCTGCGCGGTACTCACGTCATGATCTCCTGGATGTTGAGGTCGGTGGTCCAGTTCTTCTCGATGCCCGGGACATGGCCCATGCCCACGACGCCCACCACCACAGAGGGGACACACTTCCTGGGCTCAGCTGTGGGGGAAGCGACGCGTCAGCCCCGGCCTGGCGGCGACGGTGCCCGGACAGCCCCCGCCCGGGCCAGCCGTCGCCGTCACCGTCAGAGGAGCGCGGCAGCTCAAGGCGCCGGGCGGCCTGCCTCAGCATGTAGGTCAGGTACACGTCGCGCTCTGAGACGATGGTGCGGTGCAGGTCGGGGAACTCGCCGATCATCTCCGCCATCATCTGCTCCAGCAGGTCCTTCTGCTTGCACCGCTCCACGTcatccttgctgggggcagagggcacGCTGCCAGCCTCGTGGGCACAGGGCAGCCAGCAGGAGGCTTGTGCTGTTGACCCAGGGCAGGGACCTCCGCACCCTTTGTGTCCAGGCCCCCGGCGGAAGGAAGGGGCGGGAAGGCCTTGTTTGAGGAGGCTTAGCCCCAGAACAAGGGGGGACGAACCCCGCGGCGGGCCCTGGGCCACCCTTCCTGGGTGGGGCTGCGTATAGGAGGTGAGGGGCCCTACCTGATGGGGTCTGACAGGAAGCAGAGGCCCCAGGCCAGCTTGACCTTCTGCCAGAAGGACAGCGCCGCGATGGCCCTCTTGAAGGTGACGGGGATGGGCCGGTCACCCAGGTGGAACTTGCAGAAAGGCACCTTGCTGGCCTGGGGCGAGGGCTGGGCGTTGGTCGGGGCGGCTGGGCCCCGGGCAGCCCCCAGGCACCGGCCCCCCACTTCCCAGTGGCCCCAGGCCCACCTCCTTGAAGGCCTCCCTGAACTCGCCGCCGGGAGCCATGCCCAGCTGCTCGGTAATGTGCGCCGACACTTTGAGCAGGAGCATCTGCATGAGTCCGGACATGACCCCGTTCTGCGGGGAGGGAGCCCGCGTCAGCGGCCGCATCCCCAGCAGGTGCCCCTCAGGCCCAGGCCCCAATCCCCTGCCACGACCCCCGGCGGCACATGTAGGTGTGAGCGAGGGGTACGGGAGGGGTCCTGGGGTGGCCCGACAGCACTGAGCTCAGCCCCTGCCCGTGCGGGGCCCCGGGGTGCCCACTCCAGCTCTCCCCTTGGGCCGAGGCCCAGCCCGGGTGCCCCAGGGTGGGCAGCACACCACCCGGCGCCGCACCTGCCTCACGGCCTGCTGCAGCTTCTCCAGGCTGAGCTCCTTGGCCTCCTGCAGCAGCGTGCTCTCGTCCATCTTCAGCATGGACACGCGGTACTGGCACagctccaccaccaccacatcgGGCTGCACCTCCCGGATGGTCTGCAAGGGCCGCGCCGCTCAGCCCgctgccccaccccgcccccggtGCCCCTGCTGCTCCAAGGCAACACAACAGCTCTGCCCGCGGCTGGACGGGGAAGGCACGAGGCCCCAGTAAGCCCTCCCGGGGGCCGGTCCCCACCTTCACCACGTCCCTCTTGCTGTCATCGCTGAAGTGTGCCGTGCCCACCACGTACACCCTGCTCCCGTCCTCCGCCACCAGCTCGGTCACGGTGCGTGGCAGGCTGGGCCGCTCCCGCCGCCTCCTCAGCTTCATCTCCAGGAGGAGGGTCAGCGCGTCCGCGTCGGCTGCAAGGACAGCGGGGGTGGGTGCGGTGCACTCGGGCCACTCGGGCTCCTGGCTCTTGGGTGAGTGACACCCGGGGCCCAGGTGCACACGAGCTCCCCACGCACCGTCCAtgtgccccgcccccgccttgGCACCCCTGCACCGGCCGCCAGGGGGTGCACCCCGCCGCCCAGGGCTCCAAGCCCAGGGGACCCACTGCTGCTCTagagcccctccaccccccccagcCGCCCGGCCCTGCGTGATCTCAGGAGCGCGCACACAGGTTCT
It includes:
- the TRABD gene encoding traB domain-containing protein, whose amino-acid sequence is MEGEEEQPPQEADVEPIVTVGVSEVVPRVLAGEAQNLSDADALTLLLEMKLRRRRERPSLPRTVTELVAEDGSRVYVVGTAHFSDDSKRDVVKTIREVQPDVVVVELCQYRVSMLKMDESTLLQEAKELSLEKLQQAVRQNGVMSGLMQMLLLKVSAHITEQLGMAPGGEFREAFKEASKVPFCKFHLGDRPIPVTFKRAIAALSFWQKVKLAWGLCFLSDPISKDDVERCKQKDLLEQMMAEMIGEFPDLHRTIVSERDVYLTYMLRQAARRLELPRSSDAEPRKCVPSVVVGVVGMGHVPGIEKNWTTDLNIQEIMTVPPPSVSGRLSRLAVKAAVLGLLGYGLYWMGRRATSLVLSLPIAQYCLQTASTARPHK
- the LOC144323491 gene encoding angiopoietin-related protein 5-like, translated to MREERGGVSPAPAQKEPGPRGSDLPRRPAVSAQGGGAGRPWPPTCIRGPPPVSVPPGAMAASPVLGLAAFLCLSVPRASCLVRFRRPVQVALLEPQGRDCSHIWAGSPGAPSGVYTVQPAGAATPFQVLCDMHPDGGWTVIQSRDWGRGRPLDFERCWQEYKQGFGDLRGDHWLGLQHISDLTSQPGLRAELRVDLLDVDNRTLHAHYNHFHVDGEAQFYRLTLGLYSGNAGDAFRGSGHTDNQEGCGFSTLDRDHDRCSPCTDGAQTFSSCSHDRSGSGWWYSDCGHADLNGPWPEREGAMSGMRWAAGDQQPTLSSSLLRLRTTAPREA